One Acidimicrobiales bacterium genomic window, GGAGGTGCACCACCGTCCCCGACGCGAGCTTCTGGGTGAGGGTCGTCGAGATGGGATGCAGGACGTTGTAGAAGACCCGCTGAAAGGTCATGACGACGGGCGTGACGGGATTGAGGAAGTACACCCAGATGATGTGCTTCCTGACGAGCCCGTCGTGGACGCGTCCCGAGAACGGATAGATCCCGGGGACGGCCCAGAACCACGCCATGAGGGCCACCTCGACCAGGTGCTGGGTGTCGCGCAGGTAGACGTTGACAGCCGACAGGAAGACGGCCAGGGCGGCGGCAAAGGCGAGGACGGCGGCCAGCGCCGGGATGATCAGCCAGATGGCGCTCCAGTCGGGCCGGTGCCAGAACGCCACCATGAACACGAGGAGCACGATGGACTGGAACAGGAAGAACATGAACGCCGAACCCACCGACGACAACGCCAGGATCTCGCGGGGGAAGGCGACCTTCTTCACGATGCCGCCGTTGGCCACGACGCTGCTCGTCCCGGTGAGCACCGCCGTCTGGAAGAGGTTCCACACCAGCATGGCCGAGAACATGTAGATGACGAAGTTCGGGATGCCGTTGGGCAGGAAGAAGGTGAACAGGACGTAGAAGACGGCCAGCGTCAGTGCCGGGTTGAGCATCGACCACATG contains:
- a CDS encoding ABC transporter permease, with protein sequence MTDVQSETGPVPRPAEAGEPGEQQPLLLGEHERELAARAARAAARGAKPTRIVAARVSVWKRIPELWRSRELFVFLVRKEIKVKYKNSVLGFMWSMLNPALTLAVFYVLFTFFLPNGIPNFVIYMFSAMLVWNLFQTAVLTGTSSVVANGGIVKKVAFPREILALSSVGSAFMFFLFQSIVLLVFMVAFWHRPDWSAIWLIIPALAAVLAFAAALAVFLSAVNVYLRDTQHLVEVALMAWFWAVPGIYPFSGRVHDGLVRKHIIWVYFLNPVTPVVMTFQRVFYNVLHPISTTLTQKLASGTVVHLPVPNGVLASYGTLWYVGADLAVLAISVVLLFGALVVFGRLEGNFAEEL